In Capillimicrobium parvum, a genomic segment contains:
- a CDS encoding glycine betaine ABC transporter substrate-binding protein encodes MRKLTLALLAVLALALVAVAAGCGSDGGGGTGTSTATGGATAPPQTTASSGSQIVSNPDNAKTTVTVGSKNFTEQKVLGEVYAQALAAAGYKVNTELNLGDEKTALKALNDGQIDGYPEYTGTALLSFFNVPTDKLPKDPAAAFDQVKADFAKDGIAALPPTPFTSSNEVALTQEKAKALGVTNISDLKGKAQNLTLYGTPECRQRLDCLLGLEKVYGLKFKKFVPVDPALRHEVLEKGQADVSIVFTTDPQNKRDNLVLLKDDKGMFPPYNSTFLVKQSFLDQAGPDLQKTVELVNKDLTAANMQELNARVDLDKKTPEEVAKEYLQESGYVK; translated from the coding sequence ATGAGAAAACTGACCCTTGCCCTGCTGGCCGTCCTCGCGCTCGCGCTCGTCGCGGTCGCGGCGGGCTGCGGCTCAGACGGCGGCGGCGGGACCGGCACGAGCACCGCGACGGGCGGCGCGACGGCCCCGCCGCAGACGACCGCCTCGTCGGGCAGCCAGATCGTGTCCAACCCGGACAACGCCAAGACGACGGTCACCGTCGGGTCGAAGAACTTCACCGAGCAGAAGGTGCTCGGCGAGGTCTACGCCCAGGCCCTGGCGGCGGCCGGCTACAAGGTGAACACCGAGCTCAACCTCGGCGACGAGAAGACGGCCCTCAAGGCGCTGAACGACGGCCAGATCGACGGCTACCCGGAGTACACGGGCACGGCGCTGCTGTCGTTCTTCAACGTGCCGACCGACAAGCTGCCCAAGGACCCGGCGGCCGCGTTCGACCAGGTCAAGGCCGACTTCGCCAAGGACGGCATCGCCGCGCTGCCGCCGACGCCGTTCACCTCGTCCAACGAGGTGGCGCTGACGCAGGAGAAGGCCAAGGCGCTCGGCGTCACGAACATCTCCGACCTCAAGGGCAAGGCGCAGAACCTCACGCTGTACGGCACGCCGGAGTGCCGCCAGCGCCTGGACTGCCTGCTCGGGCTGGAGAAGGTCTACGGGCTGAAGTTCAAGAAGTTCGTGCCCGTCGACCCCGCCCTGCGCCACGAGGTGCTCGAGAAGGGCCAGGCCGACGTGTCGATCGTCTTCACGACCGACCCGCAGAACAAGCGCGACAACCTCGTGCTGCTCAAGGACGACAAGGGCATGTTCCCGCCCTACAACTCGACGTTCCTCGTCAAGCAGTCGTTCCTCGACCAGGCGGGGCCGGACCTGCAGAAGACCGTCGAGCTCGTCAACAAGGATCTGACGGCGGCGAACATGCAGGAGCTCAACGCGCGCGTCGACCTCGACAAGAAGACGCCGGAGGAGGTCGCCAAGGAGTACCTGCAGGAATCGGGCTACGTCAAGTGA
- the dut gene encoding dUTP diphosphatase: MSEPGTLQVRRLRDDARLPTRAHGGDAGYDLYAVAAATLQPGERALVATGIAIALPPGHAGLVLPRSGAAVRHGIALVNAPGLIDEGYRGEVRVLLLNTDRAEPFAVEPGDRIAQLVLVEVATPDVVEVDELDETARAAGGFGSSGR, translated from the coding sequence GTGAGCGAGCCCGGCACCCTCCAGGTCCGCCGGCTGCGCGACGACGCCCGCCTGCCGACCCGCGCGCACGGCGGCGACGCCGGCTACGACCTCTATGCGGTCGCGGCCGCGACGCTGCAGCCGGGCGAGCGGGCGCTCGTGGCGACCGGCATCGCGATCGCCCTGCCGCCCGGCCACGCCGGCCTCGTCCTCCCACGCTCCGGCGCCGCGGTGCGCCACGGCATCGCGCTCGTCAACGCCCCCGGCCTCATCGACGAGGGCTACCGCGGCGAGGTGCGCGTCCTGCTGCTGAACACCGACCGCGCCGAGCCGTTCGCCGTCGAGCCCGGCGACCGGATCGCCCAGCTCGTGCTCGTCGAGGTCGCCACGCCCGACGTGGTGGAGGTCGACGAGCTCGACGAGACGGCCCGCGCCGCGGGCGGGTTCGGCTCGTCGGGGCGCTGA
- the hflX gene encoding GTPase HflX, with product MQRARHGRTTETHSPNGAPTGRARQRAVMIAALPAGDDLSELQELLRTAGVAVVGQEVQHRETPHPNTYVGPGKLQEIKQRIKELDANVVAADDELSPRQERNLEKELGVAVVDRTAVILDIFAGHANTAEGKLQVELAQLEYNLARMRGLWTHLERLGAGIGTRGPGESQIETDRRLARDRIAALKRKLADVKGSRATMRAERERAHLPEIALAGYTNAGKSTLLNALTGAEVGVRDRLFHTLDPTTRSLEIGGRRYLLTDTVGFIRKLPHQLVDAFGATLEETRLADLVLHVVDASAPEEELEEMLRAVDDVLEEIGAGERPRLLVLNKADLLDEERRRELGFRHPGAALVSAHTGEGLDELRDLVEEEFRRTLREIDVLLPYAEGGRLAELHDIAGDLEREDTAEGVRVRAQVPATVAERFAAYSA from the coding sequence ATGCAGCGCGCCAGGCACGGCCGGACCACCGAGACGCACTCGCCCAACGGCGCCCCCACCGGGCGCGCGCGTCAGCGTGCCGTGATGATCGCCGCGCTGCCCGCGGGCGACGACCTGTCCGAGCTGCAGGAGCTGCTGCGCACCGCCGGCGTCGCGGTCGTCGGCCAGGAGGTCCAGCACCGCGAGACGCCCCATCCGAACACGTACGTCGGCCCCGGCAAGCTCCAGGAGATCAAGCAGCGCATCAAGGAGCTCGACGCGAACGTCGTCGCCGCCGACGACGAGCTCAGCCCGCGCCAGGAGCGCAACCTCGAGAAGGAGCTCGGCGTCGCGGTCGTCGACCGCACCGCGGTCATCCTCGACATCTTCGCCGGCCACGCGAACACGGCCGAGGGCAAGCTCCAGGTCGAGTTGGCGCAGCTCGAGTACAACCTCGCGCGGATGCGCGGGCTGTGGACGCACCTCGAGCGCCTCGGCGCCGGCATCGGCACGCGAGGCCCGGGCGAGTCGCAGATCGAGACCGACCGCCGCCTGGCCCGCGACCGCATCGCCGCGCTCAAGCGCAAGCTCGCGGACGTGAAGGGCTCGCGGGCGACCATGCGCGCCGAGCGCGAGCGTGCGCACCTCCCGGAGATCGCGCTCGCCGGGTACACGAACGCCGGCAAGTCGACGCTCCTCAACGCGCTCACGGGCGCCGAGGTCGGCGTCCGCGACCGGCTGTTCCACACGCTGGACCCGACCACGCGGTCGCTCGAGATCGGCGGCCGCCGCTACCTGCTGACGGACACCGTCGGCTTCATCCGCAAGCTGCCCCACCAGCTCGTCGACGCCTTCGGCGCCACGCTGGAGGAGACGCGCCTCGCCGACCTCGTGCTCCACGTCGTGGATGCGAGCGCGCCGGAGGAGGAGCTCGAGGAGATGCTGCGGGCGGTCGACGACGTGCTGGAGGAGATCGGCGCCGGAGAGCGCCCGCGCCTGCTGGTGCTCAACAAGGCCGACCTGCTCGACGAGGAGCGCCGTCGCGAGCTCGGCTTCCGCCATCCCGGCGCCGCCCTCGTGAGCGCGCACACGGGGGAGGGCCTCGACGAGCTGCGTGACCTCGTCGAGGAAGAGTTCCGGCGCACGCTGCGCGAGATCGACGTGCTGCTGCCCTACGCCGAGGGCGGACGCCTCGCCGAGCTGCACGACATCGCCGGCGACCTCGAGCGCGAGGACACCGCCGAGGGCGTGCGGGTGCGCGCGCAGGTGCCGGCCACGGTGGCCGAGCGGTTCGCCGCCTACAGCGCGTGA
- the dapE gene encoding succinyl-diaminopimelate desuccinylase: MPDLPGRLARRTLELVDLPSVSRSEQRLAAHVLEVLRSGGADCRAAGDTCVLAGATERGARPLVLLAGHLDTVPEQGNLPGAIVDGRVVGLGAADMKGADAVMIELAIALAGRETAVDVGFVFFGREELPFAESALTPLLEREPGLAAADLVVVMEPTANALQLGCLGNLNATWTFSGRAGHSARPWLADNAIHRAAEGIHALAQVGPVEHRFGGLTYTEVVSATTISGGIAQNVVPDRAVAQVNYRFPPGRGAAEAEAQVRAWCEPYGAIEITGIAPSGPVPDANPLVARLQESGAGEVAAKQAWTPVAEFGLAGVDAVNFGPGDPVHAHRADEEVSVAALVECFSVLERFLCG; encoded by the coding sequence GTGCCCGACCTCCCCGGCCGCCTCGCCCGCCGTACCCTGGAGCTCGTCGACCTGCCGTCGGTGTCGCGCAGCGAGCAGCGGCTGGCCGCCCATGTGCTCGAGGTCCTGCGCTCCGGCGGGGCCGACTGCCGGGCGGCGGGCGACACGTGCGTGCTGGCCGGTGCGACCGAGCGCGGCGCGCGGCCGCTCGTCCTGCTCGCCGGCCACCTGGACACGGTGCCCGAGCAGGGCAACCTGCCCGGCGCGATCGTGGACGGTCGCGTCGTCGGGCTCGGCGCGGCGGACATGAAGGGCGCGGACGCGGTGATGATCGAGCTCGCCATCGCCCTGGCGGGCCGCGAGACCGCCGTCGACGTCGGCTTCGTCTTCTTCGGCCGCGAGGAGCTGCCGTTCGCCGAGAGCGCGCTGACGCCGCTGCTCGAGCGCGAGCCGGGTCTCGCGGCGGCCGACCTCGTCGTGGTGATGGAGCCGACCGCGAACGCGCTGCAGCTCGGCTGCCTGGGCAACCTCAACGCGACCTGGACGTTCAGCGGACGGGCCGGGCACTCGGCGCGCCCTTGGCTGGCCGACAACGCGATCCACCGGGCCGCCGAGGGCATCCACGCGCTCGCGCAGGTCGGGCCGGTCGAGCACCGCTTCGGCGGGCTGACCTACACCGAGGTCGTGTCGGCGACGACGATCTCCGGCGGCATCGCCCAGAACGTCGTGCCCGACCGGGCGGTGGCGCAGGTCAACTACCGCTTCCCGCCCGGACGCGGCGCGGCCGAGGCCGAGGCGCAGGTGCGGGCGTGGTGCGAGCCGTACGGCGCGATCGAGATCACCGGGATCGCACCGTCGGGGCCGGTGCCCGACGCCAATCCGCTGGTCGCGCGGCTACAGGAGTCGGGCGCCGGCGAGGTCGCGGCCAAGCAGGCGTGGACGCCGGTCGCCGAGTTCGGCCTCGCCGGCGTCGACGCGGTGAACTTCGGCCCCGGCGATCCCGTGCACGCGCACCGCGCCGACGAGGAGGTCTCGGTCGCCGCGCTCGTCGAGTGCTTCTCCGTGCTGGAGCGGTTCCTGTGCGGGTGA
- a CDS encoding pyridoxal phosphate-dependent aminotransferase, producing MRVNPALEQMGTYPFVRLGEAKARLAAEGRTVIDFGVGEPREETPAFIRAALCAAVESEPVSVYPLAVGMPQLREAIAGWVGRRFGAPLDPDTEVVPTLGSKEAIYGLAQVVGRGRGAVAVTTPGYPVPERSAVIEGLDVLSLPLDGARGWLPDLDAVPWERLAILWLNSPGNPTGAVASVAFLEEAAARCRRHDVILACDEAYCELWFEGDPPPSALQVSDRRGLLAFHSLSKRSSMPGYRSGFVAGDRELIALLKRHRPTVGTAPQRFVQHASVAAWSDDAHVTEIRARYGAKREIVLPALRATGLEPVGGPASFFLWLRVPDDGDDAAFAARWLERGVVLAPGSYLGAGGEGHVRAALVPTLEECERAAELLAGE from the coding sequence GTGCGGGTGAACCCGGCGCTCGAGCAGATGGGGACGTACCCGTTCGTGCGGCTGGGCGAGGCGAAGGCGCGCCTGGCCGCCGAGGGGCGGACGGTGATCGACTTCGGCGTGGGCGAGCCGCGGGAGGAGACCCCTGCGTTCATCCGCGCGGCGCTGTGCGCGGCGGTCGAGTCCGAGCCGGTCTCGGTGTACCCGCTCGCCGTGGGAATGCCGCAGCTGCGCGAGGCGATCGCCGGCTGGGTCGGCCGCCGGTTCGGCGCGCCGCTGGACCCGGACACCGAGGTGGTGCCGACGCTCGGCTCCAAGGAGGCGATCTACGGGCTCGCGCAGGTCGTCGGCCGGGGCCGCGGGGCCGTGGCGGTCACGACGCCGGGCTACCCGGTGCCCGAGCGCAGTGCCGTGATCGAGGGGCTCGACGTGCTGTCGCTGCCGCTCGACGGCGCGCGCGGCTGGCTGCCGGACCTCGATGCGGTGCCGTGGGAGCGGCTGGCGATCCTGTGGCTCAACTCGCCGGGCAACCCGACCGGCGCGGTCGCTTCGGTCGCGTTCCTCGAGGAGGCCGCCGCCCGCTGCCGGCGCCACGACGTGATCCTCGCCTGCGACGAGGCGTACTGCGAGCTGTGGTTCGAGGGCGACCCGCCGCCCTCCGCGCTCCAGGTCTCCGACCGGCGCGGCCTGCTCGCGTTCCACTCGCTGTCGAAGCGGTCGTCGATGCCGGGCTACCGGTCCGGGTTCGTCGCCGGCGACCGGGAGCTGATCGCGCTGCTCAAGCGCCACCGCCCGACCGTCGGCACGGCCCCGCAGCGCTTCGTGCAGCACGCGTCGGTCGCGGCGTGGTCCGACGACGCGCACGTGACCGAGATCCGGGCGCGCTACGGGGCCAAGCGCGAGATCGTGCTGCCGGCGCTGCGGGCGACCGGCCTGGAGCCGGTGGGCGGGCCGGCATCGTTCTTCCTGTGGCTGCGCGTGCCGGACGACGGCGACGATGCGGCGTTCGCGGCGCGCTGGCTCGAACGCGGCGTGGTGCTCGCGCCCGGGTCATATCTCGGTGCGGGCGGCGAGGGCCACGTGCGCGCAGCGCTCGTCCCGACGCTCGAGGAGTGCGAGCGGGCGGCGGAGCTGCTGGCCGGCGAATAA
- the dapD gene encoding 2,3,4,5-tetrahydropyridine-2,6-dicarboxylate N-succinyltransferase, translated as MSTAPTAAAAHGLATVDLASGATLEVFYPAPVLGAHPAAVDLPADAREDALRAVRVERVTTIIANLAMPPADVADAYLRLHLLSHRLVAPNQVSMEGIFGVLVNVAWTSLGPVSLDRLPELRLRARVDGMPFSVVSVDKFPRMVDYVVPPGVRIADADRVRLGAHLAEGTTVMHEGFVNYNAGTLGASMVEGRISAGVVVGDGTDIGGGASIMGTLSGGGREVVSLGEGCLLGANAGLGVPLGDGCVVEAGLYLTAGTRVTLPDGEVVKARNLAGASSLLFRRDSQTGTVVAVPRSGSWGGLNAVLHAND; from the coding sequence ATGTCCACCGCTCCCACCGCCGCCGCCGCCCACGGCCTCGCCACCGTCGACCTCGCCTCCGGGGCGACGCTCGAGGTCTTCTATCCCGCCCCCGTCCTGGGCGCCCATCCCGCCGCAGTCGACCTGCCCGCCGACGCGCGCGAGGACGCGCTGCGCGCCGTCCGCGTGGAGCGGGTGACGACGATCATCGCCAACCTCGCGATGCCGCCCGCGGACGTCGCGGACGCCTACCTTCGCCTGCACCTCCTCTCGCATCGCCTGGTGGCGCCCAACCAGGTGAGCATGGAGGGCATCTTCGGCGTGCTGGTCAACGTCGCGTGGACGTCGCTGGGCCCGGTGTCCCTCGACCGGCTGCCGGAGCTGCGGCTGCGCGCCCGGGTCGACGGCATGCCGTTCAGCGTCGTATCCGTCGACAAGTTCCCGCGGATGGTCGACTACGTCGTGCCGCCGGGCGTACGGATCGCCGATGCCGACCGCGTCCGCCTCGGCGCCCACCTCGCCGAGGGCACGACCGTCATGCACGAGGGCTTCGTCAACTACAACGCCGGAACGCTCGGCGCCTCGATGGTCGAGGGCCGGATCAGCGCCGGGGTCGTGGTGGGCGACGGCACGGACATCGGCGGCGGCGCCTCGATCATGGGCACCCTGTCGGGCGGCGGCCGCGAGGTCGTCTCGCTGGGCGAGGGCTGCCTGCTGGGCGCGAACGCGGGCCTCGGCGTGCCGCTCGGCGACGGCTGCGTCGTGGAGGCGGGGCTCTACCTGACCGCGGGCACGCGGGTCACGCTGCCCGACGGCGAGGTCGTCAAGGCCCGCAACCTGGCCGGTGCCTCGAGCCTGCTCTTCCGCCGCGACAGCCAGACCGGCACGGTCGTGGCGGTCCCGCGCAGCGGCAGCTGGGGCGGGCTGAACGCGGTGCTGCACGCCAACGACTGA
- the dapF gene encoding diaminopimelate epimerase, with protein MTVIAFEKWQALGNDYLVLEEDRLPAPLTADQVRALCHRHFGVGADGVLLLARTSDAGFVADLRIFNPDGSEAELSGNGAREAIMYLHRHGWTDRRQFSIRTVAGEIRPTILDETRCRVDMGRAKLHSAKDFPSGGPDGRGELAGRTFQFVSIGNPQCAIAVEDPDALDLGAIGPDIEHSPLFPNRTNVSFYAPLDEHAIRARIFERGVGETLSSGTGATGAAVAHVLRGGSSPVTVRLDGGELEVEVEDDLHVNLTGWALPVFRGEIDLP; from the coding sequence ATGACCGTCATCGCGTTCGAGAAGTGGCAGGCCCTGGGCAACGACTACCTCGTGCTCGAGGAGGACCGCCTGCCCGCTCCGCTCACGGCCGATCAGGTCCGCGCGTTGTGCCACCGCCACTTCGGCGTCGGTGCCGACGGCGTCCTCCTGCTGGCGCGCACCTCCGACGCCGGGTTCGTCGCCGACCTGCGCATCTTCAACCCGGACGGCTCGGAGGCCGAGCTCTCCGGCAACGGGGCGCGCGAGGCGATCATGTACCTCCACCGCCACGGCTGGACCGACCGGCGCCAGTTCTCCATCCGCACCGTCGCCGGCGAGATCCGCCCGACGATCCTCGACGAGACCCGCTGCCGGGTCGACATGGGCCGCGCGAAGCTCCACAGCGCCAAGGACTTCCCGTCCGGCGGCCCCGACGGCCGGGGCGAGCTCGCCGGCCGCACCTTCCAGTTCGTGTCGATCGGCAACCCGCAGTGCGCGATCGCCGTCGAGGATCCCGACGCGCTCGATCTCGGCGCCATCGGCCCGGACATCGAGCACAGCCCGCTGTTTCCGAACCGCACGAACGTCTCGTTCTACGCGCCGCTCGACGAGCACGCGATCCGCGCGCGGATCTTCGAGCGCGGGGTGGGCGAGACGCTGTCGAGCGGCACCGGGGCCACGGGCGCGGCGGTCGCGCACGTGCTGCGCGGCGGCAGCTCCCCGGTGACCGTGCGCCTCGACGGGGGCGAGCTCGAGGTCGAGGTCGAGGACGACCTCCACGTCAACCTCACCGGCTGGGCGCTGCCGGTGTTCCGGGGCGAGATCGACCTGCCCTGA
- the miaA gene encoding tRNA (adenosine(37)-N6)-dimethylallyltransferase MiaA, which produces MATPTILAVFGPTGAGKTALAIALAQRLRSTGDRPVAVSADALQVYAGLETLTGVATPAERARLEHRLVSFVPVDARFSVAEHARLAHAEIDGLLHEGRTPIVVGGTGLYLRAALAELDLRPAAPDEIRAAWMDALARDGAPALHAELRRRAPWAAAGVDPNDAHRVVRLLELSDLGELEPPDGTQRPNQLWTEHTRHPTRLIGVTMDREALYARIEARVDAMVAAGAIEEVRAANAAGASETARKALGFDDLLAGDIDAMKRRTRNYAKRQLTWMRKLPGVEMVDLTRTTPEDAAAGLLGGRDPGAARP; this is translated from the coding sequence ATGGCGACCCCGACGATCCTCGCGGTGTTCGGACCGACCGGCGCCGGCAAGACGGCGCTCGCCATCGCGCTCGCGCAACGCCTGCGGAGCACCGGCGACCGCCCGGTCGCCGTCTCCGCCGACGCGCTGCAGGTCTACGCCGGCCTCGAGACCCTCACCGGCGTCGCGACCCCCGCCGAGCGCGCGCGGCTCGAGCACCGGCTCGTGTCGTTCGTGCCCGTGGACGCCCGGTTCTCGGTCGCTGAGCACGCCCGGCTCGCGCACGCCGAGATCGACGGGCTGCTGCACGAGGGCCGGACGCCGATCGTCGTCGGCGGCACCGGGCTCTACCTGCGCGCCGCGCTCGCCGAGCTCGACCTGCGTCCCGCCGCGCCCGACGAGATCCGGGCCGCCTGGATGGACGCCCTGGCCCGCGACGGCGCGCCCGCCCTGCACGCCGAGCTGCGCCGCCGCGCGCCCTGGGCGGCGGCCGGCGTGGACCCCAACGACGCGCACCGGGTCGTCCGCCTGCTCGAGCTCTCGGACCTCGGCGAGCTCGAACCGCCCGACGGGACGCAGCGCCCCAACCAGCTGTGGACCGAGCACACGCGCCACCCGACCCGGCTCATCGGCGTCACGATGGACCGGGAGGCGCTCTACGCGCGCATCGAGGCGCGCGTCGACGCGATGGTGGCGGCCGGCGCGATCGAAGAGGTCCGCGCCGCCAACGCGGCCGGCGCCTCCGAGACGGCCCGCAAGGCGCTCGGCTTCGACGATCTGCTGGCCGGCGACATCGACGCGATGAAGCGCCGCACCCGCAACTACGCCAAGCGCCAGCTCACCTGGATGCGCAAGCTCCCGGGCGTCGAGATGGTCGACCTGACCCGGACGACGCCCGAGGACGCCGCGGCCGGCCTGCTCGGCGGTCGCGACCCGGGCGCCGCGAGACCGTAG
- a CDS encoding SDR family NAD(P)-dependent oxidoreductase — translation MDVSGRTVLITGATGGLGQAIARTFAARGASLIVTGRRSEVLEPLATELSARVIAVDLSDAADVERLIAETGDTDVLIANAALPASGSLDDFSVEEIDRALTVNLRAPIILSRELGLRMVERGAGHIVLMSSLSGKAATPGSALYSATKFGLRGFGLGLRQDWEQKGVGVSIVFPGFIRDAGMFHESGTKLPPGVGTRRPEDVAEGTLKAVQRNLAEVEVAPVALRAGTLFSQIAPELAAKVSRRMGAGSIAKDMASGQRGKR, via the coding sequence ATGGACGTCTCCGGCAGGACCGTGCTCATCACCGGCGCGACGGGCGGGCTCGGGCAGGCGATCGCCCGGACCTTTGCCGCCCGGGGCGCGTCGCTCATCGTCACGGGGCGGCGCAGCGAGGTGCTCGAGCCGCTCGCGACCGAGCTGTCCGCCCGTGTGATCGCCGTCGACCTCAGCGATGCGGCAGACGTCGAGCGCCTGATCGCCGAGACCGGCGACACCGACGTCCTGATCGCCAACGCGGCGCTGCCGGCGTCCGGCTCGCTCGACGACTTCAGCGTCGAGGAGATCGATCGCGCGCTGACCGTGAACCTGCGTGCGCCGATCATCCTGTCGCGGGAGCTCGGGCTGCGGATGGTCGAGCGCGGCGCCGGCCACATCGTGCTGATGTCGTCGCTGTCGGGGAAGGCGGCGACCCCCGGCTCGGCGCTGTACTCGGCCACGAAGTTCGGCCTGCGCGGCTTCGGGCTCGGGCTGCGTCAGGACTGGGAGCAGAAGGGCGTCGGGGTCTCGATCGTCTTCCCCGGCTTCATCCGTGACGCCGGCATGTTCCACGAGTCGGGCACGAAGCTCCCGCCGGGCGTCGGCACGCGCCGGCCCGAGGACGTGGCCGAGGGCACGCTGAAGGCGGTGCAGCGCAACCTTGCCGAGGTGGAGGTCGCCCCGGTGGCCCTGCGGGCGGGAACCCTGTTCTCCCAGATCGCCCCGGAGCTCGCGGCGAAGGTCAGCCGCCGGATGGGCGCCGGCTCGATCGCGAAGGACATGGCGTCCGGCCAGCGCGGCAAGCGCTGA
- a CDS encoding mechanosensitive ion channel domain-containing protein — MPRIKRYSKPSMFETRSHSWAEVGLAKQLSRAAVKRARLELLLLLPLLVGVIVVYTQRKDIFGPDLALPVRIASVVVMLILGWSLARAAGRSLGPMLFRRMDPATAGTVGFLIRLATILITFFAAANIAGLSARSLTLGGAFTAVVLGLAAQQTLGNLFAGMVLLSARPFRVGERVKLQGSGITAEGVVSQLGLLYTVFADGEDEIMIPNSVVLNVAVVPLREPDAIDMRARLRPGVTPTDIQNMLEKELETPLLDRPRIILEELDGDEVVVRIQATPVASNDGPRLATEILSAVSSETRSSEDRIAEHHAALENTASGNGTEGEDRRAQRAEGEEETSRARAADTGAQDPRAADTPQDGAAAGGGQSSRRPRYPTAR; from the coding sequence ATGCCGAGAATCAAGAGATACAGCAAGCCGTCGATGTTCGAGACCCGCTCCCACAGCTGGGCCGAGGTCGGCCTGGCCAAGCAGCTGAGCCGCGCCGCGGTCAAGCGGGCGCGGCTCGAGCTCCTGCTGCTTCTGCCGCTCCTGGTCGGCGTCATCGTGGTCTACACGCAGCGCAAGGACATCTTCGGTCCCGATCTCGCGCTGCCCGTCCGCATCGCCAGCGTCGTGGTGATGCTGATCCTCGGGTGGTCGCTCGCACGGGCGGCCGGGCGATCGCTGGGACCGATGCTCTTCCGCCGGATGGACCCCGCCACCGCCGGCACGGTCGGGTTCCTCATCCGCCTTGCGACGATCCTCATCACCTTCTTCGCGGCGGCGAACATCGCCGGACTGTCCGCGCGGTCGCTGACGCTGGGTGGCGCGTTCACCGCCGTCGTCCTCGGTCTCGCGGCGCAGCAGACGCTCGGCAACCTGTTCGCCGGCATGGTGCTGCTGAGCGCGCGGCCCTTCCGCGTCGGCGAGCGCGTGAAGCTCCAGGGATCCGGCATCACCGCCGAGGGCGTCGTCAGCCAGCTCGGGCTGCTCTACACGGTCTTCGCCGACGGCGAGGACGAGATCATGATCCCCAACAGCGTGGTCCTGAACGTCGCGGTCGTCCCGCTGCGCGAGCCCGACGCCATCGACATGCGCGCGCGCCTGCGCCCCGGGGTCACGCCGACGGACATCCAGAACATGCTCGAGAAGGAGCTCGAGACGCCGCTGCTCGACCGCCCGCGCATCATCCTCGAGGAGCTCGACGGCGACGAGGTCGTCGTGCGCATCCAGGCCACGCCGGTCGCGTCGAACGACGGGCCGCGCCTGGCGACCGAGATCCTCTCCGCGGTGTCGAGCGAGACGCGCAGCTCCGAGGACCGCATCGCCGAGCACCATGCCGCCCTCGAGAACACCGCCAGCGGCAACGGCACCGAGGGAGAGGATCGCCGTGCGCAGCGTGCCGAGGGAGAGGAGGAGACGTCCCGCGCCCGGGCGGCAGACACCGGCGCCCAGGATCCGCGAGCGGCCGACACGCCGCAGGACGGCGCCGCCGCCGGCGGCGGCCAGTCCTCCCGCCGCCCGAGGTATCCGACCGCTCGGTGA
- a CDS encoding flavodoxin domain-containing protein yields MAVDVRAVGEVGDVGGAAAVVFGAPVYDGRWPPEASEFVRREAAALRGRPVWLFSVGAFGDTKRMIGPLVRREPRDIAEVRAALSPRDYRVFAGVVERDMWPLASRVLYHAFGGRLGDHRDWDAIDAWGRAIARELTD; encoded by the coding sequence CTGGCGGTCGACGTTCGGGCGGTGGGGGAGGTCGGCGATGTCGGAGGCGCGGCTGCTGTGGTGTTCGGTGCGCCCGTCTACGACGGGCGATGGCCGCCCGAGGCCTCGGAGTTCGTGCGGCGCGAGGCCGCGGCGCTGCGTGGCCGGCCGGTGTGGCTGTTCAGCGTGGGCGCCTTCGGCGACACGAAGCGCATGATCGGGCCGCTCGTCCGTCGCGAGCCGCGGGACATCGCGGAGGTCCGGGCAGCACTGTCGCCGCGCGACTACCGGGTCTTCGCGGGGGTCGTCGAGCGTGACATGTGGCCGCTGGCGTCGCGTGTCTTGTACCACGCGTTCGGCGGCCGGCTCGGGGACCACCGCGACTGGGACGCGATCGACGCGTGGGGCCGGGCGATCGCCCGCGAGCTCACGGACTGA